A window from Borrelia sp. P9F1 encodes these proteins:
- the cmk gene encoding (d)CMP kinase — protein sequence MIIAIDGPSAAGKSSIAKELGMRLGFKFISSGYLYRIITLIAQQFTLNEYDLLGEDKILELVSQNDIKFDGSEFLLNHKSVVDHVFSEKIDLQVSLYSSYVGVRNIVNKKLREIVKLEGGNYIIEGRDITTVVFSEADFRVYLDASVRVRALRRHVQRNKNMDLSELERALERRDEIDKNKEYGRLELADDVFYIDTSYKCLEDVCDSIVKALNLKKMI from the coding sequence GTGATCATAGCGATTGATGGTCCTTCAGCTGCGGGTAAAAGTTCAATTGCGAAAGAGTTGGGAATGAGGCTAGGATTTAAGTTTATTAGTTCTGGTTATCTTTATCGAATAATAACTTTAATTGCTCAGCAATTCACTTTAAATGAATATGATTTGCTTGGTGAGGATAAAATTTTGGAACTTGTTTCTCAAAATGATATTAAGTTTGACGGTTCTGAGTTTTTGCTTAACCACAAGAGTGTGGTAGATCATGTTTTTAGTGAGAAGATAGATCTTCAGGTGTCGCTTTATTCCTCCTATGTGGGTGTCAGGAATATTGTGAATAAAAAGTTGAGAGAAATAGTTAAATTAGAAGGCGGTAATTATATAATAGAGGGGAGGGATATTACTACCGTAGTTTTTTCAGAGGCGGATTTTAGGGTGTATTTGGATGCTTCTGTTAGGGTTCGTGCCCTAAGGCGGCATGTACAAAGAAATAAAAATATGGATTTAAGTGAGCTGGAGCGTGCGCTGGAGAGACGAGATGAGATTGATAAGAATAAAGAGTATGGCAGGCTAGAATTGGCTGACGATGTTTTTTATATTGACACAAGTTATAAATGTTTAGAAGATGTGTGTGATAGCATTGTGAAAGCTTTGAATTTGAAAAAAATGATATAG
- the recA gene encoding recombinase RecA yields MSDKLNKEKAIELARIQIEKDFGKGSLIKMGESPVGRGIEIIPSGSILLDEAMGVGGYPKGRIVEIFGPESSGKTTLTLQAIAEVQKGGGIAAFIDAEHALDPAYARALGVNTDELWLSQPDTGEQALEIAEYLIRSGGVDLIVVDSVAALTPQAEIDGEMGDAHIGLQARLMSKALRKITGILSKANSCIMFINQIRMRIGVMFGNPETTTGGNALKFYSSLRLEVRKIEQVTGSSSDDVVGNKIRVKVVKNKVAPPFRKVELVIYFGKGISREASILDASVKYGLIQKTGSWYSMGSDKLGQGRESVINYLVEEKELAGELEGKLRKVIFKDFFETGDLKDGN; encoded by the coding sequence ATGAGTGACAAGTTAAATAAGGAAAAGGCCATTGAACTTGCTAGGATTCAGATAGAAAAAGATTTTGGAAAGGGAAGCCTTATTAAGATGGGGGAATCTCCTGTGGGTAGGGGAATAGAGATTATACCGAGTGGGTCTATTTTACTTGATGAGGCAATGGGTGTTGGGGGATATCCTAAGGGAAGGATAGTGGAGATATTTGGGCCGGAGTCTTCCGGGAAGACTACTTTGACTCTTCAAGCAATTGCTGAGGTACAAAAGGGAGGTGGGATAGCGGCTTTTATTGATGCTGAGCATGCTCTTGATCCTGCTTATGCAAGGGCTTTGGGTGTAAATACTGATGAGCTTTGGCTTAGCCAGCCTGATACGGGAGAACAGGCACTTGAAATTGCTGAATATTTAATTAGGAGTGGGGGGGTTGATTTGATTGTTGTTGATTCTGTTGCAGCTTTAACTCCCCAGGCAGAGATAGATGGAGAAATGGGTGACGCTCATATTGGACTACAGGCGAGATTGATGAGCAAGGCTTTAAGAAAGATTACTGGAATACTATCTAAGGCTAACTCTTGTATTATGTTTATTAACCAAATAAGAATGAGGATAGGTGTTATGTTCGGAAATCCGGAAACTACTACGGGGGGGAATGCTTTAAAATTTTATTCTTCGCTTCGGCTTGAGGTTAGGAAGATTGAGCAGGTTACGGGAAGTTCTTCGGATGATGTTGTTGGGAATAAAATAAGAGTTAAGGTTGTTAAGAACAAGGTGGCTCCTCCCTTTCGTAAGGTAGAGCTTGTCATTTATTTTGGGAAAGGTATTTCTCGTGAGGCTAGTATTTTAGATGCTTCGGTTAAATATGGCTTAATACAAAAAACGGGTTCTTGGTATTCTATGGGAAGTGATAAATTAGGACAGGGTAGGGAAAGTGTTATTAACTATCTTGTTGAAGAAAAAGAGCTTGCTGGTGAACTTGAGGGCAAGCTTAGGAAAGTAATTTTTAAAGATTTTTTTGAAACTGGGGATTTGAAAGATGGAAACTAG